A single region of the Vicia villosa cultivar HV-30 ecotype Madison, WI linkage group LG4, Vvil1.0, whole genome shotgun sequence genome encodes:
- the LOC131600061 gene encoding protein NUCLEAR FUSION DEFECTIVE 4-like, with product MVFSGKHGWENTKGFTLQVLTGRWFMVFSSFMIMSVSGASYMFGLYSREIKSVLGYDQTTLTLLSFFKDLGANIGILSGLLNEVTPPWVVLSIGGVLNFFGYFMIWLAVTRKIPKPPIWNMCLYIFIGANSHCSTNTGALVTSVKNFPGSRGVVIGLLGGYLSLSGAIITQLYYAFYGDDSKSLILLMAWLPAAITFVFMPVIKHHKRAEQPNDSKAFYNFLYVSLIFAGFLMIMIIVQKCFNFTKSEYYVTTFVMLLLLILPLAVVILEEQRIWKSKKENIHPPKPLNIITQTHQASGKESSKNQTIRRGEDHTILEAIFSLDMMTLFVATICGFGGTFTVANNLSQIGLSLGYPARSITTFVSLMAIWIYLGKVTQGVISEFIITKLKFPRPLMLTSVLILSCFGHLLIAFDVPNGLYVASIIIGFCFGVHSPVLFSIISELFGLKYYSTLYNVGSIASPIGSYLLSVRVAGYLYDKEATKQMAALGLKRKQGQELNCNGSECYKLTFIIVTAVSLFGALVSLTLVFRTREFYKGDIYKKFREEARNSEHELVVTQNMVGPASNDG from the coding sequence ATGGTATTTTCAGGTAAGCATGGTTGGGAAAACACCAAAGGCTTCACCCTGCAAGTCCTAACAGGGAGGTGGTTTATGGTGTTTTCATCATTCATGATCATGTCTGTGTCTGGAGCAAGCTACATGTTTGGTCTTTACTCAAGAGAAATAAAGTCAGTTTTGGGATATGACCAAACTACTCTCACTCTTTTAAGCTTCTTCAAGGACTTAGGTGCTAACATAGGCATTCTTTCAGGTCTTCTCAATGAGGTCACACCTCCTTGGGTTGTCTTATCAATTGGTGGTGTTCTAAACTTTTTTGGCTATTTCATGATTTGGCTTGCAGTCACAAGAAAAATCCCCAAACCTCCAATATGGAATATGTGCTTATACATATTCATTGGAGCCAACTCTCATTGTTCAACCAACACTGGTGCTTTAGTCACAAGTGTGAAGAACTTTCCTGGTAGCAGAGGTGTTGTCATAGGCCTTTTGGGTGGTTACCTTAGTTTGAGTGGAGCTATCATCACTCAGCTATACTATGCCTTCTATGGAGAtgactctaaatctttaattttgCTTATGGCTTGGCTACCAGCTGCTATAACTTTTGTTTTCATGCCTGTTATTAAACACCACAAAAGAGCTGAACAGCCAAATGATTCCAAAGCTTTCTATAATTTCCTTTACGTGTCTTTAATCTTCGCAGGATTTCTCATGATAATGATCATAGTGCAAAAGTGTTTCAACTTTACTAAGAGTGAGTACTATGTCACTACCTTTGTGATGCTTCTCTTGCTTATCCTGCCTCTTGCTGTTGTTATCTTGGAAGAACAAAGAatttggaagagcaagaaagagAACATCCATCCTCCTAAGCCTTTGAATATAATCACACAGACTCACCAAGCTAGTGGAAAAGAGAGTAGTAAAAATCAAACCATACGTAGAGGTGAAGATCATACAATACTTGAAGCCATTTTCAGCCTTGACATGATGACGCTTTTTGTAGCCACAATTTGTGGATTTGGTGGAACCTTTACTGTGGCAAACAACTTGAGTCAGATTGGATTATCTTTAGGATACCCTGCACGTAGTATAACCACATTTGTTTCACTAATGGCAATTTGGATTTATCTAGGTAAAGTTACACAAGGAGTTATCTCAGAATTTATCATAACAAAGTTAAAATTCCCTAGACCTCTCATGCTCACATCAGTCCTTATATTGTCATGTTTTGGTCACCTTCTGATTGCATTTGATGTACCAAATGGTCTCTATGTAGCTTCAATTATTATTGGTTTCTGCTTTGGAGTACACTCACCAGTACTATTTTCAATCATATCTGAACTATTTGGTCTTAAATATTACTCAACATTGTACAATGTTGGGTCAATAGCAAGTCCAATAGGGTCATACTTGTTAAGTGTGAGGGTTGCTGGTTATTTGTATGACAAGGAAGCCACAAAGCAAATGGCGGCATTAGGATTAAAGAGGAAGCAAGGACAGGAATTGAATTGCAATGGAAGTGAGTGCTACAAATTGACTTTCATTATAGTCACTGCTGTTAGCCTCTTTGGAGCACTTGTGTCTCTAACTTTAGTTTTTAGGACTAGAGAGTTTTACAAAGGTGACATATACAAGAAGTTCAGGGAGGAAGCTAGAAATAGTGAACATGAATTGGTTGTGACTCAGAACATGGTTGGACCTGCCTCAAATGATGGATAG
- the LOC131600060 gene encoding histone-lysine N-methyltransferase, H3 lysine-9 specific SUVH5-like gives MKNEEWSPYITSSDKTLKEKTLKRQKVNKALSIFRGLSHKLYCEYKLSEVKNFNLKTKALTEAAMIMKEKHQWENTWKRLGHVDGIEVGDHFQYRAELVVIGLHQQFRNGIDFLGKGEFSLATSIVVTHRYDNVRKSGGCLVYEGQGSNPNVRTRAAAPRDQKLEGGNLALRNSMIARKPVRVILKVCGKFNGMEEWKNTVSDYSYVYDGLYSIDRMSQDRGQFGKLVFKFVLNKISDKSASVFPRDVVKGRETFLKRQNSKCHALDKDVIRINDISEGKEKHPIRVVTPISCVEKPKPFGYLVKMSYPKMNHSTLGGGCDCENACVDSLKCVCMAKNNGGTIAYGANKRLVSPTKPSFIYECGPSCACSSSCINRVSQCGIQFQLEIFKTNWKGWGVRTRSFIPSGSFVCELIGELVHENNEKAGSNPHVNDYMFNIGGGRFIDASRHGNIGRFINHSCCPNLCMKDVMYDHNDKSQPHKMLFALKDIAAGREVSYDYNCCKGNIKGLSNICYCGSSQCNGCIFN, from the exons atgaagaatgaAGAATGGTCACCATACATTACTTCTTCTGACAAAACATTGAAAGAAAAGACTTTGAAACGGCAAAAGGTGAACAAAGCCTTATCAATTTTTAGGGGCTTGTCTCACAAGCTGTATTGTGAGTACAAGTTAAGTGAAGTTAAGAACTTCAACTTAAAAACAAAAGCTTTGACAGAAGCTGCAATGATTATGAAAGAGAAACATCAATGGGAAAACACTTGGAAGAGATTAGGGCATGTAGATGGAATTGAAGTTGGTGATCACTTTCAGTACAGGGCTGAACTTGTTGTCATTGGTCTTCATCAGCAATTCCGCAATGGTATTGATTTTTTGGGTAAAGGTGAGTTTTCTTTGGCAACTAGTATTGTTGTAACTCATAGGTATGATAATGTTAGGAAGTCTGGTGGTTGTTTGGTTTATGAAGGTCAAGGTAGTAATCCTAATGTGCGGACAAGAGCCGCGGCTCCTCGCGATCAGAAATTGGAAGGGGGAAATCTAGCTTTGAGGAATAGTATGATTGCTAGGAAGCCTGTTAGGGTTATATTGAAGGTTTGTGGGAAATTTAATGGTATGGAAGAATGGAAGAACACCGTTTCTGATTATTCATATGTATATGATGGGCTGTATTCGATTGACAGGATGTCTCAAGATAGGGGACAATTTGGAAAACTTGTGTTCAAGTTTGTACTGAACAAAATTTCGGATAAATCCGCAAGTGTTTTCCCTCGGGATGTTGTTAAGGGAAgagaaactttcttgaagagacAGAATTCTAAATGTCATGCTCTCGACAAGGATGTGATTCGAATAAATGATATTTCAGAGGGGAAAGAAAAACATCCAATTCGAGTGGTGACACCAATAAGTTGTGTGGAGAAACCTAAACCCTTTGGCTACCTAGTCAAAATGAGTTATCCAAAGATGAATCATTCAACACTAGGTGGTGGATGTGATTGTGAAAATGCATGTGTTGATTCTCTTAAATGTGTTTGCATGGCTAAGAATAATGGTGGGACAATAGCTTATGGTGCTAACAAAAGACTGGTTTCTCCTACGAAACCATCCTTTATATACGAGTGTGGCCCTTCTTGCGCGTGTTCATCCTCTTGCATCAACCGAGTGAGTCAATGTGGTATTCAGTTCCAACTAGAAATCTTCAAAACAAATTGGAAGGGGTGGGGTGTTAGAACGCGATCTTTCATTCCATCCGGAAGCTTTGTGTGTGAGCTCATTGGAGAGCTTGTTCATGAAAACAATGAAAAAGCTGGATCAAATCCACATGTTAATGACTACATGTTTAATATAG GTGGTGGCAGGTTCATTGATGCAAGTCGACATGGAAACATCGGAAGGTTTATAAATCATAGTTGTTGTCCTAACCTATGCATGAAAGATGTTATGTATGATCACAATGACAAGAGTCAACCACACAAAATGCTGTTTGCTTTAAAGGACATAGCTGCAGGTAGAGAGGTTAGTTATGATTACAATTGCTGCAAGGGGAATATCAAGGGATTGAGTAATATTTGCTACTGTGGTTCATCACAATGCAATGGATGTATCTTCAATTGA